The Camelina sativa cultivar DH55 unplaced genomic scaffold, Cs unpScaffold00781, whole genome shotgun sequence genome contains the following window.
CTTCATGAGAAATTTGACAGGATTTTGTTGGGTCAACAGAAGCAGGTAATTTCTGTCTGTGAAGCTGCGCAGATACAGGTCCCAGACGGGGAGGTTGATCCAACTGAGGAGTTATGCTACATTCAGAACCAAGGTGGCTACAATAGAGGTTTCAACAACTACAGAGCTAACCCGAATCTCTCCTACAGAAGCACAAACGTTGCTAATCCACAGGATCANNNNNNNNNNNNNNNNNNNNNNNNNNNNNNNNNNNNNNNNNNNNNNNNNNNNNNNNNNNNNNNNNNNNNNNNNNNNNNNNNNNNNNNNNNNNNNNNNNNNNNNNNNNNNNNNNNNNNNNNNNNNNNNNNNNNNNNNNNNNNNNNNNNNNNNNNNNNNNNNNNNNNNNNNNNNNNNNNNNNNNNNNNNNNNNNNNNNNNNNNNNNNNNNNNNNNNNNNNNNNNNNNNNNNNNNNNNNNNNNNNNNNNNNNNNNNNNNNNNNNNNNNNNNNNNNNNNNNNNNNNNNNNNNNNNNNNNNNNNNNNNNNNNNNNNNNNNNNNNNNNNNNNNNNNNNNNNNNNNNNNNNNNNNNNNNNNNNNNNNNNNNNNNNNNNNNNNNNNNNNNNNNNNNNNNNNNNNNNNNNNNNNNNNNNNNNNNNNNNNNNNNNNNNNNNNNNNNNNNNNNNNNNNNNNNNNNNNNNNNNNNNNNNNNNNNNNNNNNNNNNNNNNNNNNNNNNNNNNNNNNNNNNNNNNNNNNNNNNNNNNNNNNNNNNNNNNNNNNNNNNNNNNNNNNNNNNNNNNNNNNNNNNNNNNNNNNNNNNNNNNNNNNNNNNNNNNNNNNNNNNNNNNNNNNNNNNNNNNNNNNNNNNNNNNNNNNNNNNNNNNNNNNNNNNNNNNNNNNNNNNNNNNNNNNNNNNNNNNNNNNNNNNNNNNNNNNNNNNNNNNNNNNNNNNNNNNNNNNNNNNNNNNNNNNNNNNNNNNNNNNNNNNNNNNNNNNNNNNNNNNNNNNNNNNNNNNNNNNNNNNNNNNNNNNNNNNNNNNNNNNNNNNNNNNNNNNNNNNNNNNNNNNNNNNNNNNNNNNNNNNNNNNNNNNNNNNNNNNNNNNNNNNNNNNNNNNNNNNNNNNNNNNNNNNNNNNNNNNNNNNNNNNNNNNNNNNNNNNNNNNNNNNNNNNNNNNNNNNNNNNNNNNNNNNNNNNNNNNNNNNNNNNNNNNNNNNNNNNNNNNNNNNNNNNNNNNNNNNNNNNNNNNNNNNNNNNNNNNNNNNNNNNNNNNNNNNNNNNNNNNNNNNNNNNNNNNNNNNNNNNNNNNNNNNNNNNNNNNNNNNNNNNNNNNNNNNNNNNNNNNNNNNNNNNNNNNNNNNNNNNNNNNNNNNNNNNNNNNNNNNNNNNNNNNNNNNNNNNNNNNNNNNNNNNNNNNNNNNNNNNNNNNNNNNNNNNNNNNNNNNNNNNNNNNNNNNNNNNNNNNNNNNNNNNNNNNNNNNNNNNNNNNNNNNNNNNNNNNNNNNNNNNNNNNNNNNNNNNNNNNNNNNNNNNNNNNNNNNNNNNNNNNNNNNNNNNNNNNNTCTGCAAAGCCTCAAGGCCAACTTCCAGGAAAAGCTATCCAAAACCCGAAAGAGTACCACCAAGCTCAAAGTATTACCCTTCGCAGTGGCAGAAAACTCCCATCTCAAACAGGACCTACTGCAATCACTGTGGACAGTGATGAACAAGATGGGGAGGACTTCTGTGAACCAGAGATTCAAGCTGAgcagaaggaagaggaagacaagATCCAAGTTCAACCAGAGTTACAAGCTAAACCCTCGACTGAAAAAGCAACAGTTCCTGAAGCAAAGAAGCCAGTGTTCATCCCACCTCCTTACAAACCTAAACTTCCATTCCCAGGAAGGTTCAAGAAAGAGGTTGTGGCGAAGTACAAAGCAATTTTTGATAAACAAATGAAGGAGATCGAAGTGAAAATGCCTTTACTCGATGTTATTGCTCTCATACCTCAGTCCCACAAGTTTTTGAAAGATCTGGTAAATGAAAGAATCAAGGAGACTCGGGGGATGGTGGTACTAACTCATGAGTGCAGTGCTCTCATACAAAGGAAGGCTGTCATGGAAAAGCTCGGTGATCCAGGATGCTTCACTCTGCCATGCTCCCTTGGTCCATTCGCTTTCAATAATTGTCTCTGCGATCTTGGAGCATCTATCAGCTTGATGCCACTCTCCTTGGCTAAAAGATTAGGATTCACGAAGTTTGAACAATGCAATATCGCTATGATTTTGGCTGACAGGTCTGTGAGGTATGCTAATGGTATCTTAGAGGATTTACCTGTCAGAGTTGGAGATGTggagattcctactgacttcgTAGTATTGGAGATGGATGAAGGACCAAAGGATCCTCTGCTTTTGGGAAggccattcttggcaacagctgGAGCAATCATTGATTGCAAGAAAGGTCAGATAGAGCTAAACCTTGGTAAGGACTTCAAGATGAACTTTGACATTAAAGATGTCATGAAGAAGCCTACCATAGAAGGGCAACTGTTCTACATAGAAAGGATGGATCAGTTGGCAGATGAGCTACTTGAAGAGCTCAATGAACAGGATCATCTTCAGAGTGCTTTGACAAAGAATGGTGAAGATGGGTACCTACACTTGGAAACTGAAGCTTATCAGAAGATTTTGGACTCtcacaaagaggaagaaggatctGCAGTCTTTGAGGACTTGAAAGCTCTACAAGCAGTGAATGTCAAGTGTGCAGACCAAGCAGAAAATCAAGGTTTGATGCTTTCACTCGACCTGCAAAGCTCTACAAGCAGTCCTGCGCCTGATGACTGGACTGAACTCAAAGCaccaaaggtagaactcaaaccTCTACCAAAAGGGCTAAGGTACGCTTTCTTAGGCCCTAACTCTACTTACCCTGTCATAGTAAATGCTGAGCTTAGCCATGATGAATTGGAAATGTTGTTAACTGAACTGAAAAGGTTTAGAAGGGCAATAGGGTATTCACTAGATGATATTAAAGGGATTTCTCCTAGTCTATGCACacataggattcatcttgaaAATGAAGCATACTCTAGTGTAGAACCCCAGCGTAGATTAAACCCAAACCTGAAGGAGGTAGTCAAGAAAGAAATCCTTAAGTTGCTAGATGCTGGtattatctatcctatctctgacaGTACATGGGTTTCACCTGTACATTGTGTTCCTAAGAAGGGTGGGATAACTGTAgtgaaaaacgaaaaagatgAGTTCATCCCCACTAGGACCATTACAGGGCATAGAATGTGCATAGactataggaagttgaatgctgcatctaggaaagatcacttcccattgcctttcattgatcaaatgttagaaAGATTGGCTAATcatccttactactgtttccttgatgggtatagtggattctttcaaatccctatacatccaaatgatcaggaaaagaccacttttacttgtccttatggcaCATTCGCCTACAGGagaatgccttttggtcttTGTAATGCACCTGCTACTTTTCAGAGGTGCATGACCTCtattttctcggatttgataGAGGAGATGGTGGAGGTGTTCATGGATGACTTTTCTGTGTATggctcctccttctcctcctgtttgttgaATCTGTGCAGGGTACTTACCAGGTGCGAGGAAACAAACttggtgctgaactgggagaaatgccacttcatggtcagaGAAGGAATAGTCCTTGGGCACAAGATTTCCGAGAAAGGGATAGAGGTTGATAAGGCCAAAGTTGAGGTTATGATGCAGTTGCAACCCCCAACCAATGTGAAAGATATCAGAAGTTTCCTTGGGCATGCAGGGTTTTACAGAAGGTTTATCaaggatttctccaagatagccAGACCTCTTACCAGGTTGCTCTGCAAGGAGACAGAGTTCATCTTTGATGATGAATGTTTGGAAGCCTTCAAGCTTATCAAGGAAGCTCTGATATCTGCTCCAATAGTCCAAGCACCTAACTGGGACTATCCTTTCGAGATCATGTGCGATGCTTCTGATTACGCAGTTGGAGCTGTTCTGGGACAGCGAATTGATAAGAAGTTGCATGTCATCTACTATGCAAGCAGGACCCTTGACGACGCACAAGGAAGATACGCCACCACTGAGAAGGAGTTGCTGGCAGTAGTGTTTGCATTTGAGAAGTTCAGGAGCTACTTGGTTGGTTCAAAAGTGATTGTCTACACGGACCATGCTGCACTGAGGTACATCTACGCAAAGAAGGACACCAAGCCTAGACTTCTGAGATGGATACTTCTTTTGCAAGAGTTTGATATGGAGATCCTCGATAAAAAGGGGATTGAGAATGGAGTCGCTGATCACCTCTCAAGAATGCGGATTGAAGACATGGTCCCCATTAATGACTCAATGCCTGAAGAGCAACTAATGGTGTTTGAGACTCTGAATAAGAGTACATACGCCGGGTTAGAGTTGGAGATGGTTGAAGCACTGTCACTGAAGGAAGACAAGTTTCCATGGTATGCAGACCTTGTCAACTACTTGATCTGTGGAGAGGTTCCCAAGAGTTTGGACAGCTACAACAGGAAGAAGTTCTTCAGAGatgtcaaccactacttctgggatgagccTTACTTGTTCAAGAGAGGGTCTGATGGTCTGTTCAGAAGGTGTATAGCAGAAGAGGAAGTACAGGGTGTGCTTGAGCACTGTCATGGGTCAACGTATGGAGGACACTTTGCTGCATTCAAGACGGCCTAGAAAGTTTTACAAGCATGTCTCTGGTGGCCTACTCTATTCAAGGATGCTCACAcattcatcaccaagtgtgatgcttgccaaaggATGGGtaatatcacaagaaggaatgagatgcctcATAACCCAATCTTGGAAGTGGAAATATTCGATGTCTGGGGGATTGACTTCATGGGTCCGTTCAATCCTAAATCAAATGGCAACGAATACATCTTAGTGGCAGTTGACtatgtttctaagtgggttgaagATATTGCAAGTCCCACCAACGATCATAAGGTTGTCTTGAAGCTGTTTAAAAGCATCATCTTACCAAGGTATGGAGTACCAAGAGCTGTAATCAGTGATGGAGGAAGTCACTTTGTCAACAAGGTCTTTGATGGTATGCTGAAGAAGTATGGGGTGAAACACAAAGTAGCGACTGCTTATCACCCCCAAACCAGTGGGCAAGTAGAAGTATCCAACAAGCAGATTAAGGGGATCCTGTCAGCAATTGTTGGGTTGTCTAGGAAGGATTGGTCTATGAAGCTGGATGAGACTCTTTGGGCTTACATAACAGCTTACAAGACACCAATTGGAAGAACACCGTTTCAGTTGGtatatggtaaagcatgtcacCTTCCTGTGGAGGTTGAATACAAGGCGCTTTGGGCTATTAAGATGTTAAATCTGAACATTGACAAAGCACAAGCCAAGAGAGTTGTTGATCTACATGAGCTTGAGGAAATCAGACTTGATGCTTGTGAAAGCTCCAAAATCTATAAGGATAGAACCAAGgcttttcatgacaagaagattgTTGTGAAGGAACTAAAGTCTGGAGATCAAGTCTTGCTTTTCAACTCCAGACTTAAGTTGTTTCCTGGCAAGCTCAAGTCAAGATGGTCTGGACCATTTGAGATTAAAGAGGTTTTGCCATACGGATCAGTAACTTTGCTtaacaaggatggtagtgaatTCACAGTAAATGGACAAAGGGTCAAGAAGTACCTTGCTGATCAAAAGATTCCGGAGGGGTCCTCTGTGCCTCTCTGTGATCCTCCAAAAGCCTAAAAGAAATAggaagtcaagcttagagacttaaaacaagctcacttgggaggaagtcccatgTTTATCCctgtatatatttcttcttattGGTATTTAGgttgtttttgttagttttatgattttctcaggtttttaaaagaaaaatcaagttCGTACACTATGTAGCTTGGCCCAACGCAGCGTGGTGATCGAGCTGGAGACGGAGTCAACACAAGTCAACAAAGCAGCATTGGATTCCTTCCCATTTTCGCACAGCTCCTAAAAGTGGGTAGAACACGTTTTAAATCTTGTCCACCAAACTCAAGCTTGGTCCCACCACATGTCTCCTCCAACTCCACCATGTCTCCCCCAAGACAACACAAAGCTGTCTCCTCTCACCCATCAAGTCGAGTTCTATCATCTCTCCACTATAAACAAAAGACTAAGTCACACTCTTCTTCACTCAACTTTGCAtatctcgtctctctctctaaatcgTTTAAGCTTAGCCATACATTTCATCAACCTTAGCTTTTGCGATTCTTGCTCTCTCTCAAGTTCTCTAAGCTTCATCTCTGTTTCTCACCATGTTTAACAAGCTTAGATGGAAACCCAGGTACTTTCCTTGCGAGATGATTTCGCTTCATTGGCGGAAATtaagagctcgatcgagctcgTTATTTCTGGTTACGCGTTTCTCTGTTCTTATTTTCGGTCAAGCTCAAGTTCTTGTTAAGTCCCTTCTAAGTTTGTTTTAACTTCACACTTAGAGAGAAAAAGCTTGAGATGAATTACTAGGGATGAAAGAAACCATGAttcgcaatttttttttttagagctcgatcgagctcaTCTTTTTTGGCTTCGTGTTTCAGTCGAGCTGTATTATTTTCGTCGTGCcatgtttctctgtttcttaagCTTGAGCTCTGTTTTGTTGCAATTAGTGTCTACAAGCTCGGTTGAAATAGCATTTAGAAGAGAAAGCTTGAGAATCGCCGCTAGGTTGATAGAAGAAGCGGTTTTGGTTTTCGCATAGAGGAGCTCGATCGAGCTCCACCTTAACAGCTCTAACACTTTTTCATTCCTATTCTTCGCATTGCAGTACCAAGCCACTTGATGCTGAGCTAGCTAGAAGCATCACTGACAAGAGGCGGAGATACATTGaggcagaagaggaagaagaggaggaaccaCCAGTGGTtgaggcagaagaagaagcagagggtTCGCGTCTGACACGAAAGGAAGCTGCAGCCAAAGTAATAAGGCTTGCCAAAGCTAGAGGGTCACGCGCTTCAGCCGAACCTCAAGTAGACGACGTACAAAACGTGGAGCCAGTGCAACCTTCTAGGAGATCACTGGATACAACAGCTCGACGAACAATCCATCCACGGCGGTCACTGTCTCACGATAGAAACCCACAAACTCAGGATCGAGTTGTTAGCTCTGGGGAGTCGTCACGTAGGAGAGCTGAAATAGCTCAAGGAAAAAGACCAGTGGGGCGAGTAAGGCAGATTCAGGAGGATTTAACAGATTCAGAGGAATACACACCGCCAGCCACACCGTCAGGGGAGCAGCTCACTCCACAAGACTACTATAACCTCTTCATGGAATGCGATTTCGCTGCAACAAGATACCCGCATCGCTCTACCATGCGCAAGCTTGGAATTAAAGAGGACGTTGAGCTCCTATTCAAAAACTGTGGTCTTGGAAATTTTATGAGGTGTAACCGTGAAGCATAAAAAGATGAAACCTGCCAGTTCCTCGCTTCTCTCAACGTGTACTACTATGAAGAAAGCGATGAAGACAAGTCTGGGCTAGGCTATTTTACATTCACGATCCACGGAAAGCGCTACTCTTGCAGCATCACCAACTTAGAGAAGTTGTTTGGTTTCCCTAGCGGGACGGAAACCTGCCCCGACTTTGACGACAAAGAGTTGAAGGCACTTTGGAAAACTATGAGCAATGGTGGTTACACATCCTCGAGAAGCAAGAGCAACGAAATTAGGAGTCCGACCATCAGATACTTTCACAAATGTGTTGCAAGCACTTTCTTTGCGCGCCAAGATACCGGGACAGTCAACGAGAGTGAGCTTCAGATGATTGATCTTGCTCTTCAGAGCCTCCTCCCAACCACAACAGATGGCACTGTGCTTCGGGGAGACGGGTCAGACACACCTCTTTCCGTATATTTGTTAAGGCAGTTCCTAGCCTACCGCGATTGGGTAGTCAAAAACCGTGGGAAGAAGAATAACACGTTGACTGTTGGCGGGATAATCACTCCTATCCTATCCAATCGTGGTGTCCCCTTGCGCTCAGATCTTCATGAACNNNNNNNNNNNNNNNNNNNNNNNNNNNNNNNNNNNNNNNNNNNNNNNNNNNNNNNNNNNNNNNNNNNNNNNNNNNNNNNNNNNNNNNNNNNNNNNNNNNNNNNNNNNNNNNNNNNNNNNNNNNNNNNNNNNNNNNNNNNNNNNNNNNNNNNNNNNNNNNNNNNNNNNNNNNNNNNNNNNNNNNNNNNNNNNNNNNNNNNNNNNNNNNNNNNNNNNNNNNNNNNNNNNNNNNNNNNNNNNNNNNNNNNNNNNNNNNNNNNNNNNNNNNNNNNNNNNNNNNNNNNNNNNNNNNNNNNNNNNNNNNNNNNNNNNNNNNNNNNNNNNNNNNNNNNNNNNNNNNNNNNNNNNNNNNNNNNNNNNNNNNNNNNNNNNNNNNNNNNNNNNNNNNNNNNNNNNNNNNNNNNNNNNNNNNNNNNNNNNNNNNNNNNNNNNNNNNNNNNNNNNNNNNNNNNNNNNNNNNNNNNNNNNNNNNNNNNNNNNNNNNNNNNNNNNNNNNNNNNNNNNNNNNNNNNNNNNNNNNNNNNNNNNNNNNNNNNNNNNNNNNNNNNNNNNNNNNNNNNNNNNNNNNNNNNNNNNNNNNNNNNNNNNNNNNNNNNNNNNNNNNNNNNNNNNNNNNNNNNNNNNNNNNNNNNNNNNNNNNNNNNNNNNNNNNNNNNNNNNNNNNNNNNNNNNNNNNNNNNNNNNNNNNNNNNNNNNNNNNNNNNNNNNNNNNNNNNNNNNNNNNNNNNNNNNNNNNNNNNNNNNNNNNNNNNNNNNNNNNNNNNNNNNNNNNNNNNNNNNNNNNNNNNNNNNNNNNNNNNNNNNNNNNNNNNNNNNNNNNNNNNNNNNNNNNNNNNNNNNNNNNNNNNNNNNNNNNNNNNNNNNNNNNNNNNNNNNNNNNNNNNNNNNNNNNNNNNNNNNNNNNNNNNNNNNNNNNNNNNNNNNNNNNNNNNNNNNNNNNNNNNNNNNNNNNNNNNNNNNNNNNNNNNNNNNNNNNNNNNNNNNNNNNNNNNNNNNNNNNNNNNNNNNNNNNNNNNNNNNNNNNNNNNNNNNNNNNNNNNNNNNNNNNNNNNNNNNNNNNNNNNNNNNNNNNNNNNNNNNNNNNNNNNNNNNNNNNNNNNNNNNNNNNNNNNNNNNNNNNNNNNNNNNNNNNNNNNNNNNNNNNNNNNNNNNNNNNNNNNNNNNNNNNNNNNNNNNNNNNNNNNNNNNNNNNNNNNNNNNNNNNNNNNNNNNNNNNNNNNNNNNNNNNNNNNNNNNNNNNNNNNNNNNNNNNNNNNNNNNNNNNNNNNNNNNNNNNNNNNNNNNNNNNNNNNNNNNNNNNNNNNNNNNNNNNNNNNNNNNNNNNNNNNNNNNNNNNNNNNNNNNNNNNNNNNNNNNNNNNNNNNNNNNNNNNNNNNNNNNNNNNNNNNNNNNNNNNNNNNNNNNNNNNNNNNNNNNNNNNNNNNNNNNNNNNNNNNNNNNNNNNNNNNNNNNNNNNNNNNNNNNNNNNNNNNNNNNNNNNNNNNNNNNNNNNNNNNNNNNNNNNNNNNNNNNNNNNNNNNNNNNNNNNNNNNNNNNNNNNNNNNNNNNNNNNNNNNNNNNNNNNNNNNNNNNNNNNNNNNNNNNNNNNNNNNNNNNNNNNNNNNNNNNNNNNNNNNNNNNNNNNNNNNNNNNNNNNNNNNNNNNNNNNNNNNNNNNNNNNNNNNNNNNNNNNNNNNNNNNNNNNNNNNNNNNNNNNNNNNNNNNNNNNNNNNNNNNNNNNNNNNNNNNNNNNNNNNNNNNNNNNNNNNNNNNNNNNNNNNNNNNNNNNNNNNNNNNNNNNNNNNNNNNNNNNNNNNNNNNNNNNNNNNNNNNNNNNNNNNNNNNNNNNNNNNNNNNNNNNNNNNNNNNNNNNNNNNNNNNNNNNNNNNNNNNNNNNNNNNNNNNNNNNNNNNNNNNNNNNNNNNNNNNNNNNNNNNNNNNNNNNNNNNNNNNNNNNNNNNNNNNNNNNNNNNNNNNNNNNNNNNNNNNNNNNNNNNNNNNNNNNNNNNNNNNNNNNNNNNNNNNNNNNNNNNNNNNNNNNNNNNNNNNNNNNNNNNNNNNNNNNNNNNNNNNNNNNNNNNNNNNNNNNNNNNNNNNNNNNNNNNNNNNNNNNNNNNNNNNNNNNNNNNNNNNNNNNNNNNNNNNNNNNNNNNNNNNNNNNNNNNNNNNNNNNNNNNNNNNNNNNNNNNNNNNNNNNNNNNNNNNNNNNNNNNNNNNNNNNNNNNNNNNNNNNNNNNNNNNNNNNNNNNNNNNNNNNNNNNNNNNNNNNNNNNNNNNNNNNNNNNNNNNNNNNNNNNNNNNNNNNNNNNNNNNNNNNNNNNNNNNNNNNNNNNNNNNNNNNNNNNNNNNNNNNNNNNNNNNNNNNNNNNNNNNNNNNNNNNNNNNNNNNNNNNNNNNNNNNNNNNNNNNNNNNNNNNNNNNNNNNNNNNNNNNNNNNNNNNNNNNNNNNNNNNNNNNNNNNNNNNNNNNNNNNNNNNNNNNNNNNNNNNNNNNNNNNNNNNNNNNNNNNNNNNNNNNNNNNNNNNNNNNNNNNNNNNNNNNNNNNNNNNNNNNNNNNNNNNNNNNNNNNNNNNNNNNNNNNNNNNNNNNNNNNNNNNNNNNNNNNNNNNNNNNNNNNNNNNNNNNNNNNNNNNNNNNNNNNNNNNNNNNNNNNNNNNNNNNNNNNNNNNNNNNNNNNNNNNNNNNNNNNNNNNNNNNNNNNNNNNNNNNNNNNNNNNNNNNNNNNNNNNNNNNNNNNNNNNNNNNNNNNNNNNNNNNNNNNNNNNNNNNNNNNNNNNNNNNNNNNNNNNNNNNNNNNNNNNNNNNNNNNNNNNNNNNNNNNNNNNNNNNNNNNNNNNNNNNNNNNNNNNNNNNNNNNNNNNNNNNNNNNNNNNNNNNNNNNNNNNNNNNNNNNNNNNNNNNNNNNNNNNNNNNNNNNNNNNNNNNNNNNNNNNNNNNNNNNNNNNNNNNNNNNNNNNNNNNNNNNNNNNNNNNNNNNNNNNNNNNNNNNNNNNNNNNNNNNNNNNNNNNNNNNNNNNNNNNNNNNNNNNNNNNNNNNNNNNNNNNNNNNNNNNNNNNNNNNNNNNNNNNNNNNNNNNNNNNNNNNNNNNNNNNNNNNNNNNNNNNNNNNNNNNNNNNNNNNNNNNNNNNNNNNNNNNNNNNNNNNNNNNNNNNNNNNNNNNNNNNNNNNNNNNNNNNNNNNNNNNNNNNNNNNNNNNNNNNNNNNNNNNNNNNNNNNNNNNNNNNNNNNNNNNNNNNNNNNNNNNNNNNNNNNNNNNNNNNNNNNNNNNNNNNNNNNNNNNNNNNNNNNNNNNNNNN
Protein-coding sequences here:
- the LOC109131614 gene encoding uncharacterized protein LOC109131614 codes for the protein PQGQLPGKAIQNPKEYHQAQSITLRSGRKLPSQTGPTAITVDSDEQDGEDFCEPEIQAEQKEEEDKIQVQPELQAKPSTEKATVPEAKKPVFIPPPYKPKLPFPGRFKKEVVAKYKAIFDKQMKEIEVKMPLLDVIALIPQSHKFLKDLVNERIKETRGMVVLTHECSALIQRKAVMEKLGDPGCFTLPCSLGPFAFNNCLCDLGASISLMPLSLAKRLGFTKFEQCNIAMILADRSVRYANGILEDLPVRVGDVEIPTDFVVLEMDEGPKDPLLLGRPFLATAGAIIDCKKGQIELNLGKDFKMNFDIKDVMKKPTIEGQLFYIERMDQLADELLEELNEQDHLQSALTKNGEDGYLHLETEAYQKILDSHKEEEGSAVFEDLKALQAVNVKCADQAENQGLMLSLDLQSSTSSPAPDDWTELKAPKVELKPLPKGLRYAFLGPNSTYPVIVNAELSHDELEMLLTELKRFRRAIGYSLDDIKGISPSLCTHRIHLENEAYSSVEPQRRLNPNLKEVVKKEILKLLDAGIIYPISDSTWVSPVHCVPKKGGITVVKNEKDEFIPTRTITGHRMCIDYRKLNAASRKDHFPLPFIDQMLERLANHPYYCFLDGYSGFFQIPIHPNDQEKTTFTCPYGTFAYRRMPFGLCNAPATFQRCMTSIFSDLIEEMVEVFMDDFSVYGSSFSSCLLNLCRVLTRCEETNLVLNWEKCHFMVREGIVLGHKISEKGIEVDKAKVEVMMQLQPPTNVKDIRSFLGHAGFYRRFIKDFSKIARPLTRLLCKETEFIFDDECLEAFKLIKEALISAPIVQAPNWDYPFEIMCDASDYAVGAVLGQRIDKKLHVIYYASRTLDDAQGRYATTEKELLAVVFAFEKFRSYLVGSKVIVYTDHAALRYIYAKKDTKPRLLRWILLLQEFDMEILDKKGIENGVADHLSRMRIEDMVPINDSMPEEQLMVFETLNKSTYAGLELEMVEALSLKEDKFPWYADLVNYLICGEVPKSLDSYNRKKFFRDVNHYFWDEPYLFKRGSDGLFRRCIAEEEVQGVLEHCHGSTYGGHFAAFKTA